The Sphingobium aromaticiconvertens genome has a segment encoding these proteins:
- the astD gene encoding succinylglutamate-semialdehyde dehydrogenase, which translates to MSATLISTEPATGAFLWEGPVSDVEAQVARARAAWPRWAAQPIAVRVETLRRFANAVRRDEEKLADLIARETGKPLWDARGEVEAVINKVEISIAAYSERTGQKRLDAAMGARQALRHKPHGLMAVLGPYNFPAHLPNGHIVPALLAGNAILFKPSEKTPAVGEMLVRLYHEAGVPQDIVRLIVGGPKEGKALTAHTDVNGILFTGSAATGIAINRQFASDPGKILALEMGGNNPIIVWDTVDIASAAALVVQSAFMSSGQRCTAASRLIVRDSMADMVIAEVKKIADRLIIDHPHADPTPYMGPLIDNQAADGLTESFLILMSNGGRPIKHMVRPVKDRPFVTPAMIDVTAMTERPDIELFGPLLQIIRVPDFAAAITEANNTRYGLSASLIGGSPDQYNQFWANIRAGIVNWNRPTNGASSKAPFGGVGISGNHRPSAYYAADYCAYPVVSSEIEQPRASIGVGMRDIDVSAMGD; encoded by the coding sequence ATGTCCGCCACGCTGATTTCCACTGAACCCGCAACCGGAGCATTTCTGTGGGAAGGCCCCGTAAGCGATGTGGAGGCGCAGGTTGCCCGCGCCCGCGCCGCCTGGCCCCGCTGGGCCGCCCAGCCGATCGCCGTGCGCGTCGAAACCCTGCGCCGCTTCGCCAACGCCGTGCGCCGGGACGAAGAGAAGCTGGCCGACCTTATTGCCCGCGAAACCGGCAAGCCCTTGTGGGATGCGCGCGGCGAAGTAGAGGCCGTGATCAACAAGGTGGAGATTTCGATCGCCGCCTATTCCGAGCGGACAGGACAAAAGCGCCTCGACGCGGCCATGGGCGCGCGGCAAGCGCTGCGACACAAGCCCCACGGCCTGATGGCGGTGCTTGGCCCCTATAATTTCCCCGCGCATCTGCCCAACGGCCATATCGTCCCGGCCCTGCTTGCGGGTAACGCCATATTGTTCAAACCGTCCGAAAAGACCCCCGCCGTGGGCGAAATGCTGGTTCGTCTTTACCATGAGGCAGGCGTGCCGCAGGACATTGTGCGGCTGATCGTCGGCGGCCCGAAAGAGGGCAAGGCGCTGACCGCCCACACCGATGTCAACGGCATCCTCTTCACCGGATCGGCAGCCACAGGCATCGCCATCAATCGCCAGTTCGCCAGCGATCCGGGCAAGATACTGGCGCTCGAAATGGGCGGCAACAATCCCATCATCGTCTGGGACACCGTCGATATCGCCAGTGCCGCAGCATTGGTGGTCCAGTCCGCCTTCATGTCCAGCGGACAACGCTGCACCGCTGCCAGCCGCCTGATCGTGCGGGACAGCATGGCCGACATGGTGATAGCGGAGGTCAAGAAGATCGCCGATCGCCTCATCATCGACCATCCCCATGCCGACCCGACCCCCTATATGGGGCCGCTGATCGACAATCAGGCCGCCGATGGCCTGACCGAAAGCTTTCTCATCCTGATGAGCAATGGCGGGCGCCCGATCAAGCATATGGTCCGTCCGGTGAAGGACCGCCCCTTCGTCACCCCCGCGATGATCGACGTCACCGCCATGACGGAGCGCCCGGACATCGAACTGTTTGGCCCGTTGCTCCAGATCATCCGCGTGCCCGACTTCGCCGCCGCCATCACCGAAGCGAACAATACCCGCTATGGCCTGTCGGCATCGCTGATCGGCGGATCGCCCGACCAGTATAACCAGTTCTGGGCCAATATCCGCGCTGGTATCGTCAACTGGAACCGCCCGACCAACGGCGCTTCTTCCAAGGCGCCCTTTGGCGGCGTCGGTATCTCCGGCAACCACCGTCCCAGCGCTTATTACGCTGCCGACTATTGCGCCTATCCGGTCGTTTCCTCTGAAATCGAACAGCCCCGCGCTTCGATCGGCGTGGGCATGCGGGATATCGACGTCAGCGCAATGGGCGACTGA
- a CDS encoding DUF2849 domain-containing protein, whose product MKILTGNDLKSGDVIWWAGDGWSRQVAESADVGDKGDDLARKEEAALRVIGAYVIDATVGEDGPRPAHIKDRIRALGPTVRPDLLVKPAETDIGKWVI is encoded by the coding sequence GTGAAGATCCTGACCGGCAATGACCTGAAGTCCGGCGACGTTATCTGGTGGGCCGGTGACGGCTGGTCGCGTCAGGTCGCGGAATCGGCGGATGTCGGCGACAAGGGCGACGACCTCGCCCGCAAGGAGGAAGCCGCGCTGCGCGTCATCGGCGCCTATGTGATCGACGCCACCGTTGGCGAAGACGGCCCCCGCCCCGCCCATATCAAGGACCGCATTCGTGCGCTCGGCCCGACCGTGCGCCCCGACCTTCTCGTGAAACCGGCCGAAACCGACATCGGCAAGTGGGTGATCTGA
- a CDS encoding nitrite/sulfite reductase: MYRYDQYDQSIVEARVEEFRDQTQRRIAGHLTEDQFKPLRLMNGLYLQLHAYMLRVAIPYGTLSAVQMRKLGEIARKYDKGYGHFTTRQNLQYNWIKLEDAPDILAELATVEMHAIQTSGNCIRNISSDQYAGVSADEVADPRPWAELLRQWSSFHPEFTYLPRKFKICVIASEEDRAAMRLHDIGLQLVERDGQIGARVYAGGGMGRTPMVAPEIRGFVAEDEIVSYLEACLRVYNRHGRRDNKYKARIKILVHEIGVEEYKRQVEEEYAHMRTQGLNPPVKELARIRAFFSGPTYETGLSEDIDRADPAFALWIDQNIAAHKQPGYAIVNISLKPLKGIPGDASDVQMELVADLAERYSFGEIRVTHAQNLVLPHVRKADLPTIWQALDEAGLSESNLDLITDIIACPGLDYCSLANARAIPLAQKIANRFADPVRQRDLGELKLKISGCINACGHHHAGHIGILGVDRRGVENYQLLLGGSGAQDASLGQITGPGFSEDGVVDAIEKVTDIYVAQREEGERFLDTYRRIGMAPFKEAIYG; this comes from the coding sequence ATGTATCGTTACGACCAATATGACCAGTCGATCGTCGAAGCCCGCGTAGAGGAGTTTCGCGACCAGACCCAGCGCCGCATCGCCGGCCATCTGACCGAGGATCAGTTCAAGCCGCTGCGGCTGATGAACGGCCTCTATCTTCAACTCCACGCCTATATGCTGCGCGTCGCCATTCCCTATGGCACGCTGTCCGCCGTCCAGATGCGTAAACTGGGTGAGATCGCGCGCAAATATGACAAGGGTTATGGCCACTTCACCACGCGCCAGAACCTGCAATATAACTGGATCAAGCTGGAGGACGCGCCCGACATCCTCGCCGAACTGGCGACGGTGGAGATGCACGCCATCCAGACCAGCGGCAACTGCATCCGCAACATCTCGTCCGATCAATATGCGGGCGTCAGCGCCGATGAAGTCGCCGACCCGCGCCCCTGGGCCGAATTGCTGCGTCAATGGTCCAGTTTCCACCCGGAATTCACCTATCTGCCCCGCAAGTTCAAAATCTGCGTGATCGCCTCAGAGGAGGATCGCGCGGCCATGCGCCTGCACGACATCGGCCTGCAACTGGTCGAGCGTGACGGTCAAATCGGCGCCAGGGTCTATGCCGGTGGCGGCATGGGCCGCACGCCAATGGTTGCACCTGAAATCAGGGGCTTCGTGGCCGAAGATGAGATTGTTTCTTATCTGGAGGCCTGCCTGCGCGTCTATAACCGCCACGGCCGCCGCGACAACAAGTATAAGGCGCGCATCAAGATTCTGGTCCATGAGATCGGGGTCGAGGAATATAAGCGCCAGGTCGAGGAAGAATATGCCCATATGCGGACCCAGGGCCTCAACCCGCCGGTCAAGGAACTGGCGCGCATCCGCGCTTTCTTCTCCGGCCCGACCTATGAAACCGGGCTGTCGGAAGACATCGACCGTGCCGACCCGGCCTTCGCCCTGTGGATCGACCAGAATATCGCCGCGCACAAGCAGCCGGGCTATGCGATCGTCAACATCAGCCTGAAGCCGCTCAAGGGCATTCCGGGCGATGCGTCCGACGTGCAGATGGAACTGGTCGCCGACCTCGCCGAACGTTATTCCTTCGGCGAGATTCGCGTCACCCATGCGCAGAATCTGGTCCTGCCCCATGTCCGCAAGGCCGACCTGCCCACCATCTGGCAGGCACTGGATGAGGCTGGCCTGTCGGAGTCCAATCTGGACCTCATCACTGACATCATCGCCTGCCCCGGCCTCGATTATTGCAGTCTCGCCAATGCCCGCGCGATCCCGCTGGCGCAGAAGATCGCGAACCGCTTCGCCGATCCGGTGCGGCAGCGCGATCTGGGCGAATTGAAGCTCAAGATTTCGGGCTGCATCAACGCCTGCGGCCATCATCATGCGGGCCATATCGGCATCCTCGGCGTCGATCGTCGCGGGGTCGAGAATTACCAGTTGCTGCTGGGCGGATCGGGCGCGCAGGACGCGTCACTCGGCCAGATCACCGGCCCCGGCTTCTCGGAGGATGGCGTGGTCGACGCGATCGAGAAGGTGACGGACATCTATGTCGCCCAAAGGGAGGAGGGAGAGCGCTTCCTCGATACCTATCGCCGCATTGGCATGGCCCCTTTCAAGGAGGCGATCTATGGTTGA
- the cobA gene encoding uroporphyrinogen-III C-methyltransferase, which produces MANDAPATVYLVGAGPGDPDLLTVRAARLIGSAQVIVHDGLVSAEIMALASPQAEFISVAKQRSRHSMPQDGINALLVGLALEGCPVVRLKGGDPFIFGRGGEELEACRAAGVPVEIVPGISAAIGCAAAAQLPLTHRDASSAVTFVAGQCKGLSDQDWSGLAGKGRTLVIYMGVATARAIADKLMADGVSPAMPVAVLEKGTRADARTLRTLLADLADMIVRDDVQSPALIVVGDVVHYAQALDRLGAQAEQMELNA; this is translated from the coding sequence ATGGCTAATGATGCACCCGCTACCGTCTATCTCGTCGGCGCGGGTCCGGGTGACCCGGACCTTCTGACCGTCCGCGCCGCGCGGCTGATTGGCAGCGCGCAGGTGATCGTCCATGACGGCCTCGTTTCCGCCGAAATCATGGCCCTCGCCTCACCACAAGCGGAGTTCATCTCCGTCGCAAAGCAGCGCAGCCGTCATTCCATGCCGCAAGATGGGATCAACGCCCTGCTCGTCGGCCTCGCCCTTGAAGGATGCCCTGTCGTCCGCCTGAAGGGGGGCGACCCGTTCATCTTCGGCCGTGGCGGTGAAGAGCTTGAGGCCTGCCGCGCCGCTGGCGTGCCGGTGGAGATCGTGCCGGGCATCAGCGCCGCGATCGGCTGCGCCGCCGCCGCGCAGCTTCCCCTCACGCACCGCGACGCGTCCAGCGCCGTCACCTTCGTCGCGGGGCAGTGCAAGGGGCTGTCGGATCAGGACTGGTCAGGCCTTGCGGGCAAGGGGCGCACCCTCGTCATTTACATGGGCGTCGCCACCGCGCGCGCCATCGCCGACAAGCTGATGGCCGACGGCGTATCGCCCGCCATGCCCGTCGCTGTGCTGGAAAAGGGCACGCGCGCCGACGCCCGCACCTTGCGGACCTTGCTGGCGGACCTTGCGGACATGATCGTTCGGGACGATGTGCAAAGCCCCGCCCTGATCGTGGTGGGCGATGTGGTACATTATGCGCAGGCGCTCGATCGCCTCGGCGCCCAAGCAGAACAAATGGAGTTGAATGCGTGA